A genomic window from Hirundo rustica isolate bHirRus1 chromosome 14, bHirRus1.pri.v3, whole genome shotgun sequence includes:
- the UBE2B gene encoding ubiquitin-conjugating enzyme E2 B, producing MSTPARRRLMRDFKRLQEDPPVGVSGAPSENNIMQWNAVIFGPEGTPFEDGTFKLVIEFSEEYPNKPPTVRFLSKMFHPNVYADGSICLDILQNRWSPTYDVSSILTSIQSLLDEPNPNSPANSQAAQLYQENKREYEKRVSAIVEQSWNDS from the exons ATGTCCACCCCGGCGCGCCGCCGCCTGATGCGCGACTTCAAGAG ATTGCAAGAAGACCCTCCTGTGGGTGTCAGTGGTGCGCCATCTGAGAATAATATAATGCAATGGAATGCAGTTATATTTGG GCCTGAAGGGACACCTTTTGAAGATG GTACTTTTAAACTAGTAATAGAATTTTCCGAAGAATATCCAAATAAGCCTCCAACTGTTAGGTTTTTATCAAAAATGTTCCATCCAAATG TGTATGCAGATGGCAGCATATGTTTAGATATTCTTCAGAATCGCTGGAGTCCAACATATGATGTTTCATCTATTTTAACTTCAATTCAG tctctgcttGATGAACCCAATCCAAACAGTCCAGCAAACAGTCAGGCAGCACAACTTTACCAGGAGAACAAACGTGAATATGAGAAAAGAGTTTCAGCTATTGTCGAACAAAGTTGGAATGATTCGTAA